In Lactuca sativa cultivar Salinas chromosome 5, Lsat_Salinas_v11, whole genome shotgun sequence, the DNA window GTTCCTACTAAAAGCAAGAAGGTGGAAACATACGTGTGGGGATTATCTCAACAACTTCAAGGACACGTATTGGCCTCAAAgccaactaccttcgacagtgccaaggaactggcacaacaactcatcgaccataacGCCAGCCATGGCACTGTAATGGCCACCTCCGAGCAAGCAAAAGGGGGAAACAACAAAAGAAAATTCAGGAACAAGAAAAAGGACCAGTCTACTCAAGACCctgccaagaaacaacaagtggttGCAGTGTACGTCGCCACAACCACTACCAACCCCACTCCGATAAGGCAATACGTCGGGAACCtacctaagtgcaacaaatgcagctaccaccacaaagGTGCATGCTGTGAAATGCATTGCACCAACTGTAACAAAAAAGGGCACACCGCCCGATTTTGTAGAACTCCAGTGCAACCAAACGCATAAGCTGCCAACGCCGGAGCAAGCcgaacttgctatggatgtggagaagCAGGACACCTCAAACGTAACTGCCCGAATGCAAGAAACACCAACCCCGACGAAGTGGGCAGAGTTCTGGCGATAGGTCATGAGGAAGCCGTCGCAGATCCAACTGTGGTTACCGGTACATTTCCCCTCAACAATACCtacgcatgcattcttttcgatagtGGCGCGGAGAAAAGCTTCGTGAGCCACCAATTTAAACGCTTGCTTAATCAAACACCACAAACACTAAAAGACACattcaccgtagaaatggctaacggaaaaacAGAGAACACTAACAACATTTACAGTGGGTGTACCCTCACCTTAAATGACCACTCTTTCCAAATCGACCTTGTGCCGGTCACCATAAAAAGTtttgacgttatcattggcatggattggttatgccCTCGCCATGTGGAAATCCTATGTCACGAAAAGGCCTTTCTCTTTAATCTGCCGAGTGGCGAAGCTctcgtcatttatggcgacaagcCTAGCACAAACTTTCAGATAATCTCTAGTATCAAGGCTCAAAAGTATCTTCGCAAGGAGTACCATGCCTTCCTAGCCCACGTCGTAGATAAGGGTCAAGGAATGAAAGACATCAAGGACATTCCGGAGGTCTGCAAATTCCCCGATATATTCCCAGAAGACCTTCCCGGAGTGCCCCCTCCttgacaagtcgaattccgaataaacttaatccccggagctacccctgtagccaaatcgccataccgtctagctccagccgagatgcaggaactgtccaatCAAATGAACGAACTACTGAGAAAAggcttcattagaccaagcttctcgccttggggagcaccggttttgttcgttaagaagaaggatggatcgttccgtatgtgcattgactaccgcgaATTAATcaaactcaccatcaaaaaccgGTACCCTTTGcctcgaatcgatgacctcttcgaccaactacaaggagcgtgtttcttcttgaagattgaCCTTATatctggataccatcaactacgagttcaagAGGAGGAAATTCCCAAGACAACGTTCAAAAcgcgctatggtcactatgaatttgtagtgatgccttttggcttaacaaatgcacccgcaatGTTTAtcgacctgatgaatcgggtgtgtcaaccttacttagacaagttcttaattgtcttcatcgatgatatactagtctactctcaaagtaaggaAGAACACATCCAACATTTACGTCGAGTCCTGGAGACGCTGAGGGCAGAGAAATTGTACGCCAAGTTttcaaagtgtgagttctggattcgAGAGGTGAATTTCCTTGGGCATGTAGTGAGCAAGGAAGAAATCCATGTGGACCCTTCAAAGATCAAGACAATCGAAAGTTGGGCAGCGCCAAGAACACCCACGGAGATCcgacaatttttagggctcgccagttactaccggagatttattcaaaATTTCTCCAAAATTGAAAAACCACTCACCACCGTGACTCAAAAAGGGGTGACATTTGTCTGGGGAGACAAGCAAGAGGCTGCATTCCAAACACTAAAACGAACTCTATGCAGTGCTCCGATCTTGTCCCTACCAGAGGGAACCGAAGACTTTGTGgtttactgcgatgcatcaaaccaaggtcttggatgtgtgttgatgcaacaaGAAAAGGTCATTGCatacgcctcaagacagctgaagacacatgaggtaaaCTACACGATGCACGACCTTGAATTAGGAGGCATAGTTTTCGCCCTAAAaatctggaggcattacctttacggcaccaagtgcaccatcttcaccgatcacaaaagcctccagcatatcctcgatcagaaggaactcaacatgagacaaaggcgatgcGTGAAattactaaatgattacgaatgtgagattcgttatcaccccgGAAAGGCCAACGTGGTTGCAGACGCTTTAAGCAGAAAGCAGTACTCGGGTCGTCGAGTAAAGGCATTAACCGTGACCATCCACTCACACCTGTCCGCAAAAATCAAGGACGCTCAGGAAGAAGCCTTGAAGCCAGAGAACATGACAAGCGAAGcattgagaggaatggataaaaatcttgaAGTCAGGGATGACGGAGTTTATTGTCTCATGAAccagatctggacaccaaaaTTTGGTGGATTCAGggacgttgtcatgaacgaagctcataaAACTCGCTACTCCGTGCATCtcggctcagacaagatgtacttagacctCAAGAAGATGTAttagtggccgaacatgaaagaagaaatagctaccttcgtgggcaagtgcctgaattgcgccaaggttaaggtagaataccaaaagccctcgggactactccaacaaccagagatacctgagtggaagtggaagcggattacgatggatttcattaccaagttacCTAAGACCACAGCTGGGATTGACACCATCTGGATAATCGTTGACATGtaaaccaaatccgcacacttcctaccaataaaagagatatacaaaatggagaagctgacAAGGATTTACATTAGAGAAATAGTGCGCCTTCACGgagtaccaatatccattatctccgacagagacagtaggttcacgtcacgattctggcagtcactacagaaagctatgggaactaggctggacatgagtacagcctaccacccacagagtgacggtcagagtgaaagaacaattcaGACGTTAGAGGACATGCTAAGGGCTTGTATGATAgattttggtaaagcttgggatactcatttacctcttattgagttttcctacaataatagttatcacactagcatcaaagttgctctgttcgaagccctctacggccttaagtgcagatcacccctgtgctgtgCCGAGGTGGGTGAtacgcaactagcaaaagggaAAGTCCCTAACAGCGCACTCACTGGCCcgaaaatcataagggaaacgaTCGAGAAGATCGTCCAAATTCGAGAGAGAATGAAGGCTTcacaagatcgacaaaagagctacgtagataagagacgaaaacctttggagttccaAGTTGGAGATCGGGTACTTCTAAAagtatcaccttggaagggatTAATACGTTTTGGGAAACGTGGGAaattaaatccaaggtatatcgggccattcgaaatcctcgccaggattggccCAGTGGCATACAAGCTTCGATTACCACAGGAACTCAACCACGTCCATCCTAACTTTCATGTGTCTAACCtgaagaaatgtttgtctgaTGAGACCCTCTTCATTCCTTTGGAAGAAattgagatcaacgagaaccTCCACTTTGTAGAGGAACCTATTGAAatcatggaccaagaggtcaaatcgacgaaacaaagtcgcattcccATCGTAAAGGtccggtggaacgccaagcgaggacccgaatttacttgggaacgtgaagaccaaatgaaacaaaagtaccaacATCTATTCCCCGACCCTTGAAGTCCCACTTAAAAtgcaaatttcaggacgaaattccttctaacagggggatactataacaaccgtcaaattctagtcaaagtcaaacaagtcaaaccggtcgaatTTAATTAGTGCTTGTATGTTAGAAGTTATTCTATGAATAAAAAGGTGCATTTGTATGTCAAAAAATCAAGTGTCTCAAAAAATCTATGTAATAACAGTGTAAAACCCCTAAAAAGGGAGTTAAACGCATCAAAACCACGACTAAGGACCCTTTCGGGGACTTAAAACAATCATAAATGAAACATAACGGGGTTCACGAACCTTGCATTATGAGATTATACGATAATaatggctaagattaaatctctcccaaatctctccaagtatttgaaatctctcccaaatctctccaagtatatgaaatctctccgaaatctctccaagtatgtgaaatctctcccaaatctctctaagtatgtgaaatctctcccaaatctctctaagtatgtaaaatctctcccaaatctctctaagtatgtgaaacctctccgagtatgtgaaatctctcccaaatctctctaaatatgccaaatctctccaagtatgtgaaatctctcccaaatctctccaagtatgccaaatctctctaagtatgtcaaatctctcccaaatctctctcaaaacctctttttatctttttgtaatcatttggggcatcccAACACTTGAGTTGGTGAAAAACCATGCGAAACAGAAAGATATCTTGGAAAATAGCCTCTTAGGACCGAAGTCCCTCTATAGAGACCAAACCCCATTTGAGCCGAGGTCCCTCTATAGGGATTAAACCTTACTTAGACCGGACTCCCCTTGTTTGGCCATACCATCAGACCGCAATGACTAAGGAGTGGGACTACTGAGGACCGAGGCTGCTGAAGACCGCAGCCAGCGAGCCGCAGCCCCCGGACCTTAGCCAAGCGAACCGCAGCCAGCAACCACAGCCTCCGAACTGCGGTCTCTTCTTCCCTTCGGATCCACTTCAACGGTCAAGCCACTGCGGTTCCAAGCTAGCCAAGACCCGGAATCAAGCCTGACTTCGGGTTTTCccctttttcacccggttttcaacCACGActtcgttttaagcccgtttttaatgattttaaagcGATATTTTCACTAAAATCCatattttatcatttttaacccCCAGGactcttattttatttatttctcaagagtttaataattaaaaatcatTAGCTTATATTAAGAAAATATTAACCCCACACgtgggtcaagtgtgcccacttgcctTCCATGTGTCACCCTCTCACTTGCCACCTTATCAACATCACACAAACCAATGCACACATCACTTCAAGCTCACAAGTTGCTCCAGCAACCTTCCATATAAGGAAATCCCTGGAGGATTTCTTGAGTTACTTGCTCATTTTAAACATACACACTTCTCATATCACCACTAAAGAAAGCTTCTTTCTCTCTACTTTCCACTACCTTGTGCAAGTGTTCTTGAATTTCTACAGCACTTTTTGGTAAGTATTCCATCTAAACTCAAGTGTCATTCCATAATTTCATAACACCCTTGGATCATTGACTCATATCTTAACACCCAAAAatcgttcttaggatcatccaaaCACTCACGtattcatcaagtgttcttgattTGATACTCCCCGTCTTTGACCTTCCACTCTTCAAGTCTTCACTCaaggtgggttcatacccctacattttctagTTTTCTTCAGTTTTAGGGGggtaatacaagttaaaataccaaaATATATTCAAAACTCAACTTGATagcttacaacagaaaagttgtgacctgttcacgaactgttttacccaacttaaacttaatatttttcaaaactgtttaatatgcaagtagttcaggtttataactttaaaatgactacttgcacatctccatacgatttttctacgatttatggtgatttttacaaaactgccaaTCACTGCAGCAACGAAATCAGACCaggttgtgaaaatgaacattttcacactagtttgaaacCACCAAAAATTATGGTAAAATTTATGAGAAGAAACCAAAGAAGAGTTATGCAATAGAGAATTCAGATATGAATCAACTGGACTTTCCCATCAACAAGATGATGTTTATTACTTCACAATATCAGATTGTTGACAAGTTCGAAGATAAGGAAGAGTTCAAGAAGCTAAAACTTCGATTTCATGTAGTACTtgggaaagaagaagaagaagtttggtCACTTATAAAGATAGTTCGAGTTTTGAGTATCTCCAAAGATGTTCTGTTTGAGGGTGTACTTCAAAACTATCGATATCATGTGGTCAGAGAAAACAATACCAACTTCAACTTTTCTGTTGTTGATTTCCCTCTTATGAATATGAATGACTTAATCTCTGTCACGAAGATTCTTAAAGTCAATAATGAAACGAAACTTC includes these proteins:
- the LOC111898391 gene encoding uncharacterized protein LOC111898391, whose amino-acid sequence is MATSEQAKGGNNKRKFRNKKKDQSTQDPAKKQQVVAVYVATTTTNPTPIRQYVGNLPKCNKCSYHHKAANAGASRTCYGCGEAGHLKRNCPNARNTNPDEVGRVLAIGHEEAVADPTVVTGTFPLNNTYACILFDSGAEKSFVSHQFKRLLNQTPQTLKDTFTVEMANGKTENTNNIYSGCTLTLNDHSFQIDLVPVTIKSFDVIIGMDWLCPRHVEILCHEKAFLFNLPSGEALVIYGDKPSTNFQIISSIKAQKYLRKEYHAFLAHVVDKGQGMKDIKDIPEVCKFPDIFPEDLPGVPPP